One Actinomycetospora corticicola genomic window, GCCTGCGGGTCCCGGTTGGCCGCGTTGATGGAGATGACCACCGCGTCGCCCTCGTGGATCGTCACGCCGGCGATCTCGACGTCCTGGTGGGCGTAGCGCACGAGCCCGAGGTCGCCAGGTGCCCCGAGGCGCATGATCTCCTCGACCACACGGTCGGTGCGGCCCTCGGGGTCCTCGACGAGGTAGTCCCACCGCTCCCGCTGGGTGAGCAGGAGGAGCACGCCCAGGCCGATCCGGTTGACCGTGGTCTCGTGCCCGGCGAACAGCAGGCCGACCGAGAGCCGGATCATCTCCTCGTAGTCGTAGGCGTCGTCCTCCTCCTGGGCGTGGACGAGGTCGGAGATGACGTCCTCGGCGGGCTGCGAGCGCTTCTGCTCCGCGAGCGCCGCCATGTACCGGCCGAAGTCCTCGCGCGCCCCGTGGGCGTCGGCGGCCGGGTCGAAGGTCGCCATGCGGTCGGAGAGGTCGCGGAAGTACTCCGAGTCGTCGGTCGGCACGCCCAGGAGCCGGCAGATCACCGCGACCGGCAGCGGGACCGCGAGCGTCTCGTGGAGGTCCGCCACCCCGTCGGCCTCCCGGGCGCCGACCAGGGTGTCGACGTAGCCGTCCACGAGGCCCTGCACGTCCTCGCCCATCTGCCGCATGCGCTTCGCGGAGAACGCGGGCGTGAGGAGGCGCCGCATGCGGGTGTGGTCGGCCTCCTCGGTCTCGTAGTTGCCGCTCGGTCCGTCGGCGATCGCGGCGTGGGTGATCCGCGCGGCGTGCTCGGGGTCAGGATGCGAGCGGCCGAAGCGCTTGTCGCCGAGGAGGTCACGGACCTCCTCGAAGCGCGTGACCAGCCACGCCGGGTCACCGGCCGGCGTCGTCACGGCGGCGACCGGGGCCTCACGGCGCAGGACGTCGTACAGCGGGGCGATCTCGAGGATGTTCGGACGCTCGAAGGGCAGGTGCAGGTCCGCGGCCCGGTCGGTGGTGGCAGTCATGACGGCTCCTCGATGTGACGGCGACATCACCGACCGTACGTCTTTGTGGCAGTCAGTGCCATTAAAAGGTGGGTAAGGTGTGCGGATGACCACAGCCCGGGACGACGGGCCGGTCGGCCGTCGGGGACGGCCGCCGGTCACCGACGAGCAGCGCCGCCGACGCAGGCTGGAGATCTCGCGGCACGCCGTGGCGCTGTTCCGCGAGCACGGCGTCGGCGAGACCACCGGCGAGCAGGTCGCCCGCGCCGCCGGGGTCTCCGAGCGCACGCTGTGGCGGCTCTTCCGGTCGAAGGAGGCCTGCGTCGAGCCGCTGCTGTCGGTGTCGCTGGATGCGTTCGTCGAGGTCCTGCGCTCGTGGCGGCCGTCGGACGAGCTCGGCGACCACCTGCGCGCGGCCTACGTGGTGTCGCCCGAGGACCTCGAGGCGGTGCTCGCCGTCGTGCGGATGTCGCGCGACGAACCGGGAGTGCGCGCCGTCTGGCTGGTGCTCCACGAGCGGGCCGAGCCGGTCTTCGCGTCCGTGCTCGGGCAGCGCTTCGGCCTGCCCGCGCACGACCTGACGATCCTCGTGCGCGCGGCCGCGGTGAACGCGGCCCTGCGCGTGCTCACCGACGCCCTCGCGTGGTCGGACGACGCCGACCCGTCGTCGGGAATCGTCGACGAGCACCGCGACCGCCTGGCCGAGGAGCTCCGCGCCCTGACGGAGCTCCCGGCACAGCGACCCTGAGTCCGACTAGAGCCCGATCCCGATCCCGAGCCCGAGCACGTCGAGGGCGTTCTTCGCCATCACGCCCTCGCCGACGAAGTTCGGGTGCACCGGCGCGGCGTTGATCGGGACGATCGGCTCGACCCACCGCTTGAAGGGCGACTGACAGGCGTCGTGCCCCTGGGAGATCGCGGTGACGTCGAGGTACGTCGCGCCGGTCTGCTGCGCGGCACGCTTCACGGCGTTGTTGAGGGCGGCCTGGATGCCGTTGAGGTACGGCACGTCGCCCGCGGCGATCGGCATGATCGGGTAGCAGCCCTGCGTCGCGGGCAGGATCGTGAGGTAGCCCGAGATCGCGACCCGCGCGTTCGGCGCCTTCGCCCGCACGTCCTTCAGCGCCTTGACGATGTTCGGGTAGTTGCTCGAGTTGATCGTGTCGACGAACGAGTCGCCGTACGCGCGCTGGCAGGGATTGCCCTGGCCGGCCGTGGTGGCGGCGGCGGTCGCGCACTTCTGGATCGACGATGTGAACACGCTGTTGTCGTTCCCGCCGATCGTCAGCGTGACCAGCTTCGTGTCGGCGGTCAGCGCGTTCAACTGCGGTGCGACCCCGGGCGACTGCGACGCGCGGAAGTCGCTGGTGTCGGCGCCGCTGCACGAGACGTCGACGAGCTGGTAGCGCTTCACCCGGGCGATGTCGTGCGCCCAGTTGAGCTGCGACTGGCTGCACTGGGGCGGCGCCGTGGCCACGGCGGGCTGGATGCCCGCGCCCGAGCTGTAGCTGTCGCCGAGATTGACGTAGCGCAGCGGGGCCTCGTCCGCCCACGCGGCCGTCCCACCGAGGAACAGACCGATCACCGCCAACGCAGCGACCACAGCTCGACGTGCACCCATGCCTCGTCCTCCCCGCCCTCACCCGACCCGGGAGTGACGGTAGAGGGAGACCCCGACGGTCGGCAGGGCGGCCCGCCCGAACGATCAGGCGACGGCGGCCTCGTCGAGCCAGGACACGACCGTGCGCACGGTGAGCCCGGTCGACCGCGAGAGCGCCTCGCGCAGGAGCCGCGCCTTGCGCTGGTCCGGCAGTTCGGTCAGCGACCGCGCGAGCTCCACGACGCGGACCCGCCCGTCGTCGTCCAGCCCCAGGTCGTCGATGTTGACCAGGGTCGACCACGCCGCCAGGCGAGCGCGCTCGCCCCACACCGTCGCTTCGTGCACGAGAGGGATACTAGAACTCTCAACCGATCGAACACCAGCGGGTCGTCCACAATTCAAC contains:
- a CDS encoding SGNH/GDSL hydrolase family protein, translated to MGARRAVVAALAVIGLFLGGTAAWADEAPLRYVNLGDSYSSGAGIQPAVATAPPQCSQSQLNWAHDIARVKRYQLVDVSCSGADTSDFRASQSPGVAPQLNALTADTKLVTLTIGGNDNSVFTSSIQKCATAAATTAGQGNPCQRAYGDSFVDTINSSNYPNIVKALKDVRAKAPNARVAISGYLTILPATQGCYPIMPIAAGDVPYLNGIQAALNNAVKRAAQQTGATYLDVTAISQGHDACQSPFKRWVEPIVPINAAPVHPNFVGEGVMAKNALDVLGLGIGIGL
- a CDS encoding cytochrome P450; its protein translation is MTATTDRAADLHLPFERPNILEIAPLYDVLRREAPVAAVTTPAGDPAWLVTRFEEVRDLLGDKRFGRSHPDPEHAARITHAAIADGPSGNYETEEADHTRMRRLLTPAFSAKRMRQMGEDVQGLVDGYVDTLVGAREADGVADLHETLAVPLPVAVICRLLGVPTDDSEYFRDLSDRMATFDPAADAHGAREDFGRYMAALAEQKRSQPAEDVISDLVHAQEEDDAYDYEEMIRLSVGLLFAGHETTVNRIGLGVLLLLTQRERWDYLVEDPEGRTDRVVEEIMRLGAPGDLGLVRYAHQDVEIAGVTIHEGDAVVISINAANRDPQAFADAEEFEPEREERAHVGFGHGGHFCIGASLARTELRTVFRTLATRLPGLRLAVDLDDIDVRTQHLTGGVKALPVTW
- a CDS encoding TetR/AcrR family transcriptional regulator, producing MTTARDDGPVGRRGRPPVTDEQRRRRRLEISRHAVALFREHGVGETTGEQVARAAGVSERTLWRLFRSKEACVEPLLSVSLDAFVEVLRSWRPSDELGDHLRAAYVVSPEDLEAVLAVVRMSRDEPGVRAVWLVLHERAEPVFASVLGQRFGLPAHDLTILVRAAAVNAALRVLTDALAWSDDADPSSGIVDEHRDRLAEELRALTELPAQRP